Proteins from a genomic interval of Scatophagus argus isolate fScaArg1 chromosome 6, fScaArg1.pri, whole genome shotgun sequence:
- the nexn gene encoding nexilin isoform X3, translated as MTEVAQVAAVEAHDMDDVTNEDEHSMSDAENKEDDITHKEEDLDKDNAAEEKNKMREDEKPCHKNDAKSNKTDETHINGVEDKESSKEQRSEAVNGVPQDTETNKDAQSNPNEDQNISDLVLKKEKLLRSRKPVSRSYVPKLNKDKGDVTSKFEAMQKAREERSRQRNNEEQQKRKEQFIKEREWNRRKQQIKELLASSDEEEDVKPAKVEKSYVPKITGSVKGKFAEMEKQRQEEERKRMEEERKKREAQDNMEKAKIKKELAQKAAEGEEDTILVRVVPAKSSRPPGKIMMNFEDMEKNREEELRKKAEEEKKRRYDENRRSFRDAKRRSVVQQDEEEKPSEKVQVTPGKLKLTFEEMEKERQEQRKKQAEEEAKRRLLEEKKAFEEAKLGMEEDEEDEQLAQEDKEEFRPRKLRLSFEELERQRVEEERKKAEEEAKRRMLEERRAFAEARKSMLVDEDDEVLMALLNLEGSKPGKICASFEDLERQRREEEQKKAEEEARKRLEEEKRLFAEARKSMALDEEEGMVKSESQEALHPRKLEINFEELLKEKEEAERRRKAEERKKKMEQEKQEFEQLRQEMGEDEVNETSDVVSKEYEELTKLKRTGSIQAKNLKSKFERIKQLTEEEIQKKIEMERARRKAVDDEIKEREAERFQEEDEERETTSVRAEETPFRQKVDMRARFQQMAKAREDEEKRRIEEQKLQRMQFEQQEIDAALQKKKEDDVEDEGSIINGSAAYEDEEDHARSGAPWFKKPLKNQSVVDSEPVRFTVKINGEPKPEVTWWFEGEMLQDCEDYQYIERGETYCLYLPETFPEDEGEYMCKAVNSRGTAASTCILTIESKTTLV; from the exons ATGACTGAGGTGGCGCAGGTTGCGGCCGTAGAGGCCCACGACATGGACGATGTGACAAATGAAGATGAGCACAGCATGAGtgatgcagaaaacaaagaagatgaTATAACACACAAGGAAGAAGATCTTGATAAAGACAACGCagctgaggagaaaaataagaTGAGAGAAGATGAAAAGCCTTGCCACAAGAATGATGCGAAAAGTAATAAGACTGACGAGACACATATAAACGGTGtggaagacaaagagagcagCAAAGAGCAAAGATCAGAAGCTGTTAATGGAGTACCacaggacacagagacaaacaaggaTGCACAATCTAACCCAAATGAAGACCAGAATATTTCTGATTTGGTACTCAAGAAAGAG AAACTCCTCCGGTCCAGAAAGCCGGTGTCCAGAAGCTACGTGCCAAAGCTGAACAAAGATAAGGGGGATGTGACGAGCAAGTTTGAGGCCATGCAGAAGGCCAGGGAGGAGCGCAGCAGGCAGAGGAACAAcgaggagcagcagaagaggaaagagCAATTCATCAAGGAGAGAGAGTGGAATCGCAGGAAGCAGCAG ATAAAAGAACTACTAGCTTCcagtgatgaggaagaagacGTGAAGCCAGCAAAGGTAGAAAAATCCTACGTTCCCAAGATCACGG GTAGTGTGAAAGGGAAGTTtgctgaaatggaaaaacagagacaagaggaagaaaggaagaggatggaagaagagaggaagaagagggaagCCCAGGACAACATGGAAAAAGCCAAGATAAAGAAGGAATTGGctcagaaagcagcagag gGAGAAGAAGACACAATCCTGGTACGGGTGGTTCCAGCAAAGTCATCACGACCTCCGGGCAAAATCATGATGAACTTTGAAGACATGGAAAAGAATCGCGAAGAGGAGCTGAGgaagaaagcagaggaagagaaaaagagacgaTATGATGAAAACAGGCGCTCTTTCAGGGATGCCAAGCGACGCTCGGTTGTTCAACAG GATGAGGAAGAAAAACCTTCAGAGAAGGTGCAGGTGACTCCTGGAAAGCTGAAGCTGACATTTGAGGAGATGGAAAAGGAAAGGCAGGAGCAGAGAAAGAAGCAGGCTGAGGAAGAGGCCAAACGCCGCCTGCTTGAGGAGAAGAAAGCTTTTGAGGAGGCCAAGCTGGGAATG gaagaagacgaagaggaCGAGCAGCTGGCTCAGGAAGACAAGGAGGAGTTCCGACCTAGAAAACTGAGGTTGAGCTTTGAAGAGCTGGAAAGACAAAGGGTAGAAGAAGAGCGcaaaaaagcagaggaggaggccaaAAGACGAAtgctggaggagagaagggcTTTTGCTGAAGCCAGAAAGAGCATG CTTgtagatgaggatgatgaggtgCTGATGGCCTTACTGAACCTGGAGGGCAGTAAGCCTGGGAAGATATGTGCCAGTTTTGAGGATCTGGAACgccagagaagagaggaagagcagaagaaggcagaggaggaagccAGGAAGAGactggaagaggagaagaggctCTTTGCTGAGGCCCGCAAGAGCATG GCACTAGATGAGGAAGAAGGGATGGTGAAGAGTGAGTCTCAGGAAGCACTGCACCCTAGAAAATTGGAGATCAACTTTGAAGAGCTactgaaagagaaggaggaagctgAGAGGAGACGCAAGGCAGAGGAgcgaaaaaagaaaatggagcaGGAGAAGCAAGAATTTGAACAACTCAGACAAGAGATGGGCGAG GATGAAGTGAATGAAACCTCAGATGTTGTAAGCAAAGAGTATGAAGAACTGACCAAGCTCAAGAGGACCGGCTCCATCCAGGCCAAGAACCTCAAGTCCAAATTTGAGAGGATCAAGCAGCTGACTGAAGAGGAAATTCAGAAAAAGATTGAGATGGAAAGAGCACGTAGGAAGGCAGTTGATGATGAAATTAAAGAGCGAGAAGCTGAGAGGTTCCAAGAG gaggatgaggaaagagaaacaaCTTCAGTGAGGGCTGAGGAGACACCATTCAGACAGAAGGTAGATATGCGTGCCCGATTTCAACAAATGGCCAAAGCcagagaagatgaggagaagaggaggataGAGGAGCAGAAGCTGCAGAGAATGCAGTTTGAGCAGCAAGAGATTGATGCTGCCCTCCAAAAA AAAAAAGAGGATGATGTTGAAGATGAGGGTAGCATTATCAATGGCTCTGCAGCCTACGAAGATGAGGAAGATCATGCCAGGTCAGGGGCGCCGTGGTTTAAAAAGCCCCTCAAAAATCAATCAGTGGTGGACTCAGAGCCAGTGCGGTTCACCGTTAAAATCAATGGGGAGCCCAAGCCAGAGGTGACCTGGTGGTTTGAGGGAGAGATGCTCCAGGACTGTGAGGACTATCAGTATatagagagaggagagacgTACTGCCTCTACCTGCCAGAGACCttcccagaggatgaaggagAGTACATGTGCAAGGCTGTGAACAGTAGAGGCACAGCAGCAAGTACCTGCATCCTCACAATAGAAAGTAAGACCACCCTGGTGTGA
- the nexn gene encoding nexilin isoform X2 produces MTEVAQVAAVEAHDMDDVTNEDEHSMSDAENKEDDITHKEEDLDKDNAAEEKNKMREDEKPCHKNDAKSNKTDETHINGVEDKESSKEQRSEAVNGVPQDTETNKDAQSNPNEDQNISDLVLKKEKLLRSRKPVSRSYVPKLNKDKGDVTSKFEAMQKAREERSRQRNNEEQQKRKEQFIKEREWNRRKQQIKELLASSDEEEDVKPAKVEKSYVPKITGSVKGKFAEMEKQRQEEERKRMEEERKKREAQDNMEKAKIKKELAQKAAEGEEDTILVRVVPAKSSRPPGKIMMNFEDMEKNREEELRKKAEEEKKRRYDENRRSFRDAKRRSVVQQDEEEKPSEKVQVTPGKLKLTFEEMEKERQEQRKKQAEEEAKRRLLEEKKAFEEAKLGMEEDEEDEQLAQEDKEEFRPRKLRLSFEELERQRVEEERKKAEEEAKRRMLEERRAFAEARKSMLVDEDDEVLMALLNLEGSKPGKICASFEDLERQRREEEQKKAEEEARKRLEEEKRLFAEARKSMSPGLDQERSAYGDETALDEEEGMVKSESQEALHPRKLEINFEELLKEKEEAERRRKAEERKKKMEQEKQEFEQLRQEMGEDEVNETSDVVSKEYEELTKLKRTGSIQAKNLKSKFERIKQLTEEEIQKKIEMERARRKAVDDEIKEREAERFQEEDEERETTSVRAEETPFRQKVDMRARFQQMAKAREDEEKRRIEEQKLQRMQFEQQEIDAALQKKKEDDVEDEGSIINGSAAYEDEEDHARSGAPWFKKPLKNQSVVDSEPVRFTVKINGEPKPEVTWWFEGEMLQDCEDYQYIERGETYCLYLPETFPEDEGEYMCKAVNSRGTAASTCILTIETYDY; encoded by the exons ATGACTGAGGTGGCGCAGGTTGCGGCCGTAGAGGCCCACGACATGGACGATGTGACAAATGAAGATGAGCACAGCATGAGtgatgcagaaaacaaagaagatgaTATAACACACAAGGAAGAAGATCTTGATAAAGACAACGCagctgaggagaaaaataagaTGAGAGAAGATGAAAAGCCTTGCCACAAGAATGATGCGAAAAGTAATAAGACTGACGAGACACATATAAACGGTGtggaagacaaagagagcagCAAAGAGCAAAGATCAGAAGCTGTTAATGGAGTACCacaggacacagagacaaacaaggaTGCACAATCTAACCCAAATGAAGACCAGAATATTTCTGATTTGGTACTCAAGAAAGAG AAACTCCTCCGGTCCAGAAAGCCGGTGTCCAGAAGCTACGTGCCAAAGCTGAACAAAGATAAGGGGGATGTGACGAGCAAGTTTGAGGCCATGCAGAAGGCCAGGGAGGAGCGCAGCAGGCAGAGGAACAAcgaggagcagcagaagaggaaagagCAATTCATCAAGGAGAGAGAGTGGAATCGCAGGAAGCAGCAG ATAAAAGAACTACTAGCTTCcagtgatgaggaagaagacGTGAAGCCAGCAAAGGTAGAAAAATCCTACGTTCCCAAGATCACGG GTAGTGTGAAAGGGAAGTTtgctgaaatggaaaaacagagacaagaggaagaaaggaagaggatggaagaagagaggaagaagagggaagCCCAGGACAACATGGAAAAAGCCAAGATAAAGAAGGAATTGGctcagaaagcagcagag gGAGAAGAAGACACAATCCTGGTACGGGTGGTTCCAGCAAAGTCATCACGACCTCCGGGCAAAATCATGATGAACTTTGAAGACATGGAAAAGAATCGCGAAGAGGAGCTGAGgaagaaagcagaggaagagaaaaagagacgaTATGATGAAAACAGGCGCTCTTTCAGGGATGCCAAGCGACGCTCGGTTGTTCAACAG GATGAGGAAGAAAAACCTTCAGAGAAGGTGCAGGTGACTCCTGGAAAGCTGAAGCTGACATTTGAGGAGATGGAAAAGGAAAGGCAGGAGCAGAGAAAGAAGCAGGCTGAGGAAGAGGCCAAACGCCGCCTGCTTGAGGAGAAGAAAGCTTTTGAGGAGGCCAAGCTGGGAATG gaagaagacgaagaggaCGAGCAGCTGGCTCAGGAAGACAAGGAGGAGTTCCGACCTAGAAAACTGAGGTTGAGCTTTGAAGAGCTGGAAAGACAAAGGGTAGAAGAAGAGCGcaaaaaagcagaggaggaggccaaAAGACGAAtgctggaggagagaagggcTTTTGCTGAAGCCAGAAAGAGCATG CTTgtagatgaggatgatgaggtgCTGATGGCCTTACTGAACCTGGAGGGCAGTAAGCCTGGGAAGATATGTGCCAGTTTTGAGGATCTGGAACgccagagaagagaggaagagcagaagaaggcagaggaggaagccAGGAAGAGactggaagaggagaagaggctCTTTGCTGAGGCCCGCAAGAGCATG AGCCCTGGACTGGATCAGGAAAGGTCTGCATATGGAGATGAAACA GCACTAGATGAGGAAGAAGGGATGGTGAAGAGTGAGTCTCAGGAAGCACTGCACCCTAGAAAATTGGAGATCAACTTTGAAGAGCTactgaaagagaaggaggaagctgAGAGGAGACGCAAGGCAGAGGAgcgaaaaaagaaaatggagcaGGAGAAGCAAGAATTTGAACAACTCAGACAAGAGATGGGCGAG GATGAAGTGAATGAAACCTCAGATGTTGTAAGCAAAGAGTATGAAGAACTGACCAAGCTCAAGAGGACCGGCTCCATCCAGGCCAAGAACCTCAAGTCCAAATTTGAGAGGATCAAGCAGCTGACTGAAGAGGAAATTCAGAAAAAGATTGAGATGGAAAGAGCACGTAGGAAGGCAGTTGATGATGAAATTAAAGAGCGAGAAGCTGAGAGGTTCCAAGAG gaggatgaggaaagagaaacaaCTTCAGTGAGGGCTGAGGAGACACCATTCAGACAGAAGGTAGATATGCGTGCCCGATTTCAACAAATGGCCAAAGCcagagaagatgaggagaagaggaggataGAGGAGCAGAAGCTGCAGAGAATGCAGTTTGAGCAGCAAGAGATTGATGCTGCCCTCCAAAAA AAAAAAGAGGATGATGTTGAAGATGAGGGTAGCATTATCAATGGCTCTGCAGCCTACGAAGATGAGGAAGATCATGCCAGGTCAGGGGCGCCGTGGTTTAAAAAGCCCCTCAAAAATCAATCAGTGGTGGACTCAGAGCCAGTGCGGTTCACCGTTAAAATCAATGGGGAGCCCAAGCCAGAGGTGACCTGGTGGTTTGAGGGAGAGATGCTCCAGGACTGTGAGGACTATCAGTATatagagagaggagagacgTACTGCCTCTACCTGCCAGAGACCttcccagaggatgaaggagAGTACATGTGCAAGGCTGTGAACAGTAGAGGCACAGCAGCAAGTACCTGCATCCTCACAATAGAAA CTTATGACTACTGA
- the nexn gene encoding nexilin isoform X1 produces MTEVAQVAAVEAHDMDDVTNEDEHSMSDAENKEDDITHKEEDLDKDNAAEEKNKMREDEKPCHKNDAKSNKTDETHINGVEDKESSKEQRSEAVNGVPQDTETNKDAQSNPNEDQNISDLVLKKEKLLRSRKPVSRSYVPKLNKDKGDVTSKFEAMQKAREERSRQRNNEEQQKRKEQFIKEREWNRRKQQIKELLASSDEEEDVKPAKVEKSYVPKITGSVKGKFAEMEKQRQEEERKRMEEERKKREAQDNMEKAKIKKELAQKAAEGEEDTILVRVVPAKSSRPPGKIMMNFEDMEKNREEELRKKAEEEKKRRYDENRRSFRDAKRRSVVQQDEEEKPSEKVQVTPGKLKLTFEEMEKERQEQRKKQAEEEAKRRLLEEKKAFEEAKLGMEEDEEDEQLAQEDKEEFRPRKLRLSFEELERQRVEEERKKAEEEAKRRMLEERRAFAEARKSMLVDEDDEVLMALLNLEGSKPGKICASFEDLERQRREEEQKKAEEEARKRLEEEKRLFAEARKSMSPGLDQERSAYGDETALDEEEGMVKSESQEALHPRKLEINFEELLKEKEEAERRRKAEERKKKMEQEKQEFEQLRQEMGEDEVNETSDVVSKEYEELTKLKRTGSIQAKNLKSKFERIKQLTEEEIQKKIEMERARRKAVDDEIKEREAERFQEEDEERETTSVRAEETPFRQKVDMRARFQQMAKAREDEEKRRIEEQKLQRMQFEQQEIDAALQKKKEDDVEDEGSIINGSAAYEDEEDHARSGAPWFKKPLKNQSVVDSEPVRFTVKINGEPKPEVTWWFEGEMLQDCEDYQYIERGETYCLYLPETFPEDEGEYMCKAVNSRGTAASTCILTIESKTTLV; encoded by the exons ATGACTGAGGTGGCGCAGGTTGCGGCCGTAGAGGCCCACGACATGGACGATGTGACAAATGAAGATGAGCACAGCATGAGtgatgcagaaaacaaagaagatgaTATAACACACAAGGAAGAAGATCTTGATAAAGACAACGCagctgaggagaaaaataagaTGAGAGAAGATGAAAAGCCTTGCCACAAGAATGATGCGAAAAGTAATAAGACTGACGAGACACATATAAACGGTGtggaagacaaagagagcagCAAAGAGCAAAGATCAGAAGCTGTTAATGGAGTACCacaggacacagagacaaacaaggaTGCACAATCTAACCCAAATGAAGACCAGAATATTTCTGATTTGGTACTCAAGAAAGAG AAACTCCTCCGGTCCAGAAAGCCGGTGTCCAGAAGCTACGTGCCAAAGCTGAACAAAGATAAGGGGGATGTGACGAGCAAGTTTGAGGCCATGCAGAAGGCCAGGGAGGAGCGCAGCAGGCAGAGGAACAAcgaggagcagcagaagaggaaagagCAATTCATCAAGGAGAGAGAGTGGAATCGCAGGAAGCAGCAG ATAAAAGAACTACTAGCTTCcagtgatgaggaagaagacGTGAAGCCAGCAAAGGTAGAAAAATCCTACGTTCCCAAGATCACGG GTAGTGTGAAAGGGAAGTTtgctgaaatggaaaaacagagacaagaggaagaaaggaagaggatggaagaagagaggaagaagagggaagCCCAGGACAACATGGAAAAAGCCAAGATAAAGAAGGAATTGGctcagaaagcagcagag gGAGAAGAAGACACAATCCTGGTACGGGTGGTTCCAGCAAAGTCATCACGACCTCCGGGCAAAATCATGATGAACTTTGAAGACATGGAAAAGAATCGCGAAGAGGAGCTGAGgaagaaagcagaggaagagaaaaagagacgaTATGATGAAAACAGGCGCTCTTTCAGGGATGCCAAGCGACGCTCGGTTGTTCAACAG GATGAGGAAGAAAAACCTTCAGAGAAGGTGCAGGTGACTCCTGGAAAGCTGAAGCTGACATTTGAGGAGATGGAAAAGGAAAGGCAGGAGCAGAGAAAGAAGCAGGCTGAGGAAGAGGCCAAACGCCGCCTGCTTGAGGAGAAGAAAGCTTTTGAGGAGGCCAAGCTGGGAATG gaagaagacgaagaggaCGAGCAGCTGGCTCAGGAAGACAAGGAGGAGTTCCGACCTAGAAAACTGAGGTTGAGCTTTGAAGAGCTGGAAAGACAAAGGGTAGAAGAAGAGCGcaaaaaagcagaggaggaggccaaAAGACGAAtgctggaggagagaagggcTTTTGCTGAAGCCAGAAAGAGCATG CTTgtagatgaggatgatgaggtgCTGATGGCCTTACTGAACCTGGAGGGCAGTAAGCCTGGGAAGATATGTGCCAGTTTTGAGGATCTGGAACgccagagaagagaggaagagcagaagaaggcagaggaggaagccAGGAAGAGactggaagaggagaagaggctCTTTGCTGAGGCCCGCAAGAGCATG AGCCCTGGACTGGATCAGGAAAGGTCTGCATATGGAGATGAAACA GCACTAGATGAGGAAGAAGGGATGGTGAAGAGTGAGTCTCAGGAAGCACTGCACCCTAGAAAATTGGAGATCAACTTTGAAGAGCTactgaaagagaaggaggaagctgAGAGGAGACGCAAGGCAGAGGAgcgaaaaaagaaaatggagcaGGAGAAGCAAGAATTTGAACAACTCAGACAAGAGATGGGCGAG GATGAAGTGAATGAAACCTCAGATGTTGTAAGCAAAGAGTATGAAGAACTGACCAAGCTCAAGAGGACCGGCTCCATCCAGGCCAAGAACCTCAAGTCCAAATTTGAGAGGATCAAGCAGCTGACTGAAGAGGAAATTCAGAAAAAGATTGAGATGGAAAGAGCACGTAGGAAGGCAGTTGATGATGAAATTAAAGAGCGAGAAGCTGAGAGGTTCCAAGAG gaggatgaggaaagagaaacaaCTTCAGTGAGGGCTGAGGAGACACCATTCAGACAGAAGGTAGATATGCGTGCCCGATTTCAACAAATGGCCAAAGCcagagaagatgaggagaagaggaggataGAGGAGCAGAAGCTGCAGAGAATGCAGTTTGAGCAGCAAGAGATTGATGCTGCCCTCCAAAAA AAAAAAGAGGATGATGTTGAAGATGAGGGTAGCATTATCAATGGCTCTGCAGCCTACGAAGATGAGGAAGATCATGCCAGGTCAGGGGCGCCGTGGTTTAAAAAGCCCCTCAAAAATCAATCAGTGGTGGACTCAGAGCCAGTGCGGTTCACCGTTAAAATCAATGGGGAGCCCAAGCCAGAGGTGACCTGGTGGTTTGAGGGAGAGATGCTCCAGGACTGTGAGGACTATCAGTATatagagagaggagagacgTACTGCCTCTACCTGCCAGAGACCttcccagaggatgaaggagAGTACATGTGCAAGGCTGTGAACAGTAGAGGCACAGCAGCAAGTACCTGCATCCTCACAATAGAAAGTAAGACCACCCTGGTGTGA